The DNA segment CAAAAGGACGAATTCGTCATTGTCGAAACTGTAAGGGGCGTAGAGTACGGCAGAGTGGTAACTCCCCGTAAGCAGGTCGGCGAGAAGGATGTTGTCCTGCCTCTGAAAAAGGTAGTCAGAATTGCAGATCAGAAGGATCGCCTTATTGTCGAGGAGAACAAAACAGCTGCAAAGGAAGCGTACGACGTTTGCAGTGATAAAGTGAATGAACATCAGCTTGATATGAAGCTTGTTGATGTTGAATATACATTTGACCGCAATAAAGTCATTTTCTACTTCACGGCTGACGGCCGCGTCGATTTCCGGGAATTGGTCAAGGACTTGGCCTCGATTTTCCGGACAAGGATTGAACTGCGCCAGATTGGCGTAAGGGATGAAGCGAAAATGCTTGGCGGGATAGGACCATGCGGCAGAATGCTTTGCTGTTCAACGTTCCTTGGGGACTTTGATCCAGTTTCAATCAAGATGGCCAAGGATCAAAACCTCTCGCTTAACCCAACGAAAATTTCCGGCCTTTGCGGCAGGCTCATGTGCTGTTTGAAATATGAGAACGACGAATATGAATCAGCGAAAGAGCAGCTGCCTGACCTGGGTGAAATGATTGTTACACCTGATGGTACTGGAAAAGTTGTCGGGTTGAACATCCTGGAACGAGTCATGCAAGTCGATATACCTGGCCAGGAACGCGTGCTGGAATATACACTTGAGGAAATACAGGAAGCAGGAGCTGTATCGTTGCAATCATCCACAGATTAATGAGGTGGAACAGGTGGAT comes from the Mesobacillus boroniphilus genome and includes:
- a CDS encoding PSP1 domain-containing protein, with translation MYDVVGVRFKKAGKIYYFDPGDLSIQKDEFVIVETVRGVEYGRVVTPRKQVGEKDVVLPLKKVVRIADQKDRLIVEENKTAAKEAYDVCSDKVNEHQLDMKLVDVEYTFDRNKVIFYFTADGRVDFRELVKDLASIFRTRIELRQIGVRDEAKMLGGIGPCGRMLCCSTFLGDFDPVSIKMAKDQNLSLNPTKISGLCGRLMCCLKYENDEYESAKEQLPDLGEMIVTPDGTGKVVGLNILERVMQVDIPGQERVLEYTLEEIQEAGAVSLQSSTD